The Campylobacter sp. CN_NE2 genome contains a region encoding:
- a CDS encoding O-acetylhomoserine aminocarboxypropyltransferase/cysteine synthase family protein has translation MADLNFETLATHAGYSSKEGYGSMAVPIYLSTAYDFGTSEEAAARFALQSLGPIYTRLNNPTVDIFEARIAALEGGVGAIGTASGQAASFYAVANVASAGDNIIMAQKVYGGTSNLMLHTLKKFGIETRVFDADSANDLESLIDSKTKAIFVETLSNPQVAIPNFYKIIEIADKYGIISIVDNTVATPVLFNPIKKGADVVIHSASKYISGQGLTIAGAVVSGASTNKKIVGNPRYADFNEPDESYHGLVYTNLVENFDIFTLRIRLGLLRDIGATMSPFSAWQLIQGLETLSVRVKEHSRKTQKIAEFLESHPAIKSVNYPGLKSSPLNKFVQENFTDGLCSGLLCFDAGSRKVADDIMREVKIFSVVVNIGDSKSIITHPASSTHSQSSDEELLGAGITPGLIRLSVGLEDTDDLINDLKNAIEKAIK, from the coding sequence ATGGCAGATTTAAATTTCGAAACACTTGCCACACATGCAGGTTACAGCTCAAAAGAAGGCTATGGTTCTATGGCTGTTCCGATTTATCTAAGCACTGCTTACGATTTTGGCACTAGCGAAGAAGCAGCAGCTAGGTTTGCTTTGCAAAGTCTTGGTCCCATTTATACGCGTTTAAATAACCCAACCGTGGATATTTTTGAAGCTAGAATTGCTGCACTTGAAGGCGGCGTGGGCGCAATCGGCACGGCTAGCGGTCAAGCGGCTTCATTTTATGCAGTTGCAAATGTCGCAAGTGCGGGCGATAATATCATTATGGCGCAAAAAGTCTATGGCGGAACTTCAAATTTAATGCTTCATACGCTTAAAAAATTTGGCATTGAAACGAGAGTTTTTGACGCAGACAGCGCGAACGATTTAGAAAGCTTAATCGATAGCAAAACAAAAGCGATTTTTGTTGAAACGCTTTCAAATCCGCAAGTGGCGATTCCAAATTTCTATAAAATCATAGAAATCGCCGATAAATACGGCATTATTAGCATTGTTGATAACACAGTTGCTACACCAGTGCTATTTAATCCGATAAAAAAAGGTGCAGATGTCGTAATCCATAGTGCAAGTAAATATATAAGTGGTCAAGGCTTAACTATCGCAGGAGCCGTCGTAAGCGGGGCTAGCACAAATAAAAAAATCGTAGGAAATCCACGATATGCTGATTTTAACGAACCTGATGAGAGTTATCACGGGCTAGTTTATACAAATTTGGTAGAAAATTTCGACATTTTCACACTTAGAATTCGTCTTGGTCTGCTTCGTGATATAGGCGCAACAATGAGCCCATTTAGCGCTTGGCAACTCATACAAGGGTTAGAGACACTAAGCGTTAGAGTCAAAGAACACTCACGCAAAACGCAAAAAATCGCCGAATTTTTAGAATCCCACCCAGCGATAAAAAGCGTAAATTATCCGGGTTTAAAAAGTTCGCCGTTAAATAAATTTGTGCAAGAAAACTTTACAGACGGGCTATGTAGCGGACTTTTGTGTTTTGATGCAGGAAGCAGAAAAGTAGCTGATGATATTATGAGAGAAGTTAAAATATTTTCTGTTGTCGTAAATATCGGAGATAGTAAATCAATCATCACTCACCCGGCTAGTTCAACTCACTCACAATCAAGCGATGAAGAGCTACTTGGCGCTGGAATTACTCCTGGCTTAATAAGACTTAGCGTTGGGCTAGAAGACACTGATGATTTGATAAACGATCTAAAAAATGCAATCGAAAAAGCAATAAAATAA